CTAAAAAAATATGCGCTGTCGTCTTATACTATCTGATTTGCATCTTGAGTGACGCATAGCAGGTTGATTGTCATATACTTTCAGGAATGAGTTCAGCAGATGACCATTCTGTCATGCTGTTGCTGTGTCAACACATTATGTCAACGCGGTTGACCAACCGCGTTGACATAAAAAATGAAGACACTGTATGGCTCATAGCGATGCATGAAAGTCAACCTCTGCTCATACAGAAACACGTTGgatgcaaacatttgtgtttgcagtGTCTCCATCCTCCAGCGCAACCATCATCGTTGCCAAGCAACCGACAGACTTGGAGAACCAATAAGTGATGGGACTTAACTGTTCAAAAAAAGAGTTCTTAAAATACAATTACGGGCATTATTATTGTGTTAGGTTGTGTCTTTTAATTCCTATATATAGAAACATAAACCTTATTTACATAAAGTACAACATACTATTGTGTACACTGTACCCTACATAGAAATTGATACCAGAAAAAAACTTCAGGTAAAGTCAGTCTTAAATACACGTAAACCTCGAcaaattgctccccttattaatattgcaattccccttattaaacgataaaaaaacgtacaaatgtaacgcggcacatatttacttacatagtgcgcacgtaaaagtctaaaattttctccaaagtggacggctttctgacacgctatatttatatagtgaaaaagcgtgaaaggggaatgtgggtgcgcatatcatgcctAAAGAATGTGAATACTATTAGTAGTCGGCGAttacgttttcatctgctaccagtgaccgagatgatccggattagagctgaaatgggtaaaacgagattggttttacaaaaaacgtacttcaaAAAATCCCATAAAAAGtgtgttatacggcgtacagagtttgaaatgataaaaaaaacgtataaaatacgagaaaatttagaagttgacaggtatggtctTACACTCTACTGGTATTAGTACCTCAcattcacaacaacaaaaaacaagatattgtaTACTCGGCTTTGCTCTGGTGTGTCTACAAGCATCATTTTCTGGTCACATAATCAAAAGTATAAATCAGAAGCCAGAGGGAAAAATTAATTCCCATGAGAAAGCATCAATTAGAGGTGTTGTGGATTCCAAACCAAAGGATTCACCAATTTTCAAGAGTCAACATAAAGGTAGTCAGTGACAAGCTTCATTTGGGGGAGGTCAGAAATAACTTTTTGCAAACTGACTGGAAGGGAGGACACTTTAAGCATAGACTCTGTCTTAAATCATCATTTGAGCTTGAAGCAGTATGTGGTCTAGGCATCTTACCTCCAAGGATGAAGTGTTAGTAAGGGGCTGCAAGGGCTGCACGGGCTGCATGGACTCAGGAGTGTTGGGCTTTGACAAGTGGGTGATAAACTGAAAGGCAAGATATGGTTGAATAAATTAGTACACTGGCCTATAAATGCTGCCATCTATGATCAGTGAAGATTAAGGGTCTAAGGAAACCCTTGATTAATTTAGATCTAGAATAAaagaccaaaatatttttttactgtgtatAAAATACTATGTATCTATATGAAAACtttgaaatgttaaaataatagGTTGATAATCTTGCCAGAGTACAATAGTTACAATTAGGCAAGTTTGTTGGGAAACTTACAGTATGAATCACTGTTTATATAATGTTGAACATTTTACCAATCATGTTGGCTCTCATTTTTGACTGTTCATGTCATTTGGACGCGATTGCTAAATTACTTTTAATGTGTGTCGCAAGATCCTAATCTATATAATGAATCGTTCTCATAGATTTTGTCAGAAAAATTGATTCGAGGGttgcctggtggatgagtggttaatgtgttggcctcacagttctggggtcaagagtTCAATTACTGACTGGCTTGGGtttgaaaaaaagttctggttatacttttaaaaaaactcaaCCAATGAAATACACTAGGCCCTCAACTTCATTATAAACCTCATTATGTTAGTGACTTTCTTTCTTCAGTTTATGACACATTTATCCACATTCTTGTGATCCCAGGACGGAGAATTGATCTTAtcagaaaaatgtcaaacaaaatttcaTTTCTCTGAATAAACTCAAACTATATATTCAGtgaaaaatatctattttttcaaactaaaatgaCTCAAACCAAACTACTGAAGTACAGAAAGTGTTTCATCATCAAGCCAATGaataacattttcaatcaaTGTGTGTGCAAATCAATGCAATTGGTGCATTGATTTGTTCTGGTTTGCTTAGTTTTCAATTGGAGGGTGCAGGTTACAGGTCATGTTGATttcttaatctttttttttttttttttttaaatcagcagtGTCATCATCTGTATAGCAACACACTCGGCAGGATGTGTCAACAATCGACCAACACGTTAACACTTAATGCAATCTTTGATGAGCCAAGACATACTGTGAAATTCAGTTGGCCTGTCAAAATAACAAATTTTAATCGGCAATATATATTCTCTCATAAATTATTGCCGATAAGCgatataattatttaaaaaatacgtaGTTTGTGCGTTTTATTTAATGAATACTTCAATGTGCTGTATTTGAGATATACTAAAAATGACCAATAAATCTGCAAAAGGAACTGGAGTTTCATAGGCAATCAATCAGCAAAGTTTTACACACACGCCATAAATCGCAGCCAGGGAAATTATCGACTCAATTTTCATTTACAGTGCGATTAAATGACTACAGGCTTGATCCTCTAAACATACCCTACTTGGGTGCATTAACTTGAAATGTGTCAGCTAAGCCTGATATACTGAGTAGTTACTGTTTTCCTATTGATTTGCCCACTCAGATGTAAACATTGCCTTTTAGAGTATACACTACAGTTATTGTTTCAGCGCTGCAGAGGCTTCTCGGTGCAAAAGCAACTACCAAAAcactaataaaaatgttttcacagtAATGTGATGAGGTTGTTGGGACTTGCACAATTATCCGCCATTCTATAGGCTAGGATATAGTATGTAATTACACACTTGATTGTGCTTCATTTTGCTACAAAGAAAGCTCCTCAAGATCCCCTCACCAAAGCCCCTTAAAGTGCCATCCTGatgaatcacatttttatataaTCAGCACTTGTGTATTGTAGAAAATCCTTCAGTGACTCATTGGTGACATTCCATCGAGATTGGCACAAACATTTAACGCGCAGataacaataaaagcaaagCATTTATTGGCAGAAATGGGAGTAAGCTTAATCCTTCATAACAGTGTCGTTATAtctaaaaaatctatatataagaATTATTCTTGCTATATTCAGAAAACAACGCAGCGTGATgcattgcacttctaagataatattcatttccaaaccacttatcctcactaggatcgcaggGGTTGTTGGGGGCTACTCTAGCTAACcaagggcaccaggtgggggacaccctgaatcggtggccagccaatcgcaaggcacaaaggaggctgacaaccattcacgctcacaccagcctaccatgcgtgtgtctgggatgtggggggaaacccgagtacccggcgaaaacccatgcaagcccggggagaacatgcaaactccacacacggaTCGAACTCTCAATCacggaactgtgaggctgacgcgctaaccactcgtctgcCACTTCACAGATTAGatttcaaaaataaactaaaactaaaaaatagGTATATTTTGTTGGAAAGTCCACTCTGATCGATGAGTGATGCCATCCCTTTATCTCTTTAGGACCACCATAAGAGGGTCtttaaaagacaataaaagcaaatgGCGTGTGCTCCAAAGTGAGCTCATCGGATGGCGAGGAAGATTGATTCTATACTCTCCTACGTCTTAATAGCTCAGCTCGTAGGTTGCACATACCCTAACTCTGTATTTCCCACTACAATTCATGTACTGGAAGAGTGGGCATGTACTGCTGTTATGAATGCACTGCATTTCTTAgacaataacaaaatcacatctTAAATTGTGGGGTAAACAATTAGTCTTTGGTGTTGAATGCTGAGGGTATGCGTGATTAATGAAGAAATGTCGGATTGAGGAAAATAGTTCAATTCTGACAATTCTTCAACTGGATCACGTCATCTCAGATCTGATTAGACTTTTCAGTTAATAGATTTGCCAAATTCACCCAAACTCTCATTGTCCCTGGCGATGAATGTTGGAGTTGCATCTCTACTCTGTAGTATCACTTTCCCAAACATGAACAATAAAACAACGTGAcccttaaaaatctaaaaaaaaaaaatgctgtctcCCAATTGTGATAAAATGGGTTGaggatataaaaaaacaaaaaaggatgaCTTACTCCAGAGTCAGAGAGGGAATCTTGAGTTTATCCCGTCTGGACTTCATGTTTGGCAGCAGGGTAGAGAGGCGGCTCCTCTCTCAGCACAGTGCGGCACGACTCGCGCTCTCTGTCGGCATCAAGTTCCGAACACTCGTCGCTCCATGCTCAGTGGCTCTAAATAGAACCGCTTCGGTGACAGCGCGTCGTTTGGCAGCTGCTTTTCCACCTgaaatggggtaaaaaaaagctCACCCAGAGAAGCAATGCAAGGgcggcgagagagagcgagagagagagagagcgagagaaagcgagagagagcgagagagacgggTTCACCTCCATGTGACTGGTGGGAGGGCAGCGTGGGGGGAGGCGGGCGCTTCACACAGTCTATTGGCGGACGAATCCATTTGGGCGGTGGGGGTCTGTCAGAAGTAGGAACCGGTGGCTGGACCCCATGATGTAATTCGCAGCTGCTTGCGCTTTCCGCAAAGCATCAGTCGGCCTTCATCTGCTGTCATGTCAGCAGAAAAACGTCCACATTCTCACATAATACTTTGATTGTGGTTAACTTGTTTCGTGAGCACGCTCTTGCCTTCCTTCCTTTCATGTCAAAAGATCTGAGAATAACcaaactgaaatgtgtttaaaactttcattcattttctatacagcttatcttcacaaggttcgcggggggtgctggagcctaacccaaccaactatgggtaccaggtggtggacaccctgaaatgattggcggccaatcgcagggcaccaggagacggacaaccaatcgatgtataggggcaatttagagtcttcaatcaGCCTATTCTTCATGTTTTGGAGATGTGAggggaaaccgcagtacctggaaaaaacccacgcaaacacatgcaaactccacacagtgaggaccgagttgggatcgaacccagaactgatAATTATTAAACAATATTAAAAGGCAATCAATCCCCTTCAAAGGAAACTCATCTaatgccacctgatggtgtagcgcAGGGGTAGGggacctatggctcgggagccacatgtggctcttatgatgggtgcatatggctctgagctaaaatatggaaaccagtggtgggagagccgagtcccgaacgcaccaataggaacgtcacgtcgcgACTGTGTCATTGATTTCATTGATACTCAtggaactcattgatattcattgattagcaaccgcgtaacaacgttgtcaaaggaattcagagactttttgtactttaaaagtgacaaaatgactacaaaatttcatgtattttgacttttaaattgtgaaaatggctcgcaaggaataacatttgaaaataggaattgtttatggctctctctttcaaaaaggttcccgacccctggtgtagcggttcactcacctgacctCGGTGCCAgcttgattcccactggtggcggtatgattgtatgtgcgaatggtcatctgtctctgtGCGCCTTATGGCTgaccggcgaccagtctagggtgtagtgtgCCTCTCGCCTGAAGTCGCCAGTGATAGGCTCGAGCAAGCCTTACAAGGATGCATGGTGtgcaagatgaatgaatgaaactcatctattcatttttttgtgcacaCTGAAATCTTCCAAATTACCACAGGGGTCCAAAGCTCTAAGATTAAACTTGGACAGATTGCAAGGACTtgtcaaaaaatgttaattGAGAAACTCAAGGTCAACTACTTTTCACATTTTGATTCATATTTAGATTGATATCTTTATGacttgagaagaaaaaaagtgcaagtgCATCAGATTTCCATCCCATACTTtaggttagcgcgtcggcgtcacagtgggagacctgggttcaaatccaggtcggtccacctgtgtggagtttgcatgttctccccgggcctgagtgggttttctccgggtactccgtttttttcccacattccaaagacatgcacggtaggctgattggacactctaaattgcccctaggtatgagtgtgagcatgaatggttgtttgtctcctcgtgaccTGAAATTGGctcgcaaccaattcagggtgtcccccgcctctggcccgaagtccgCTGGGagaggctacagcaccccctgcgaccctagtgaggataaagcagttctgTAAACGAGATGAGACTTTCTTCCGAGTGCCTTTTCTTGTGCTCAAGACAAAATGTGAATTTGCTGCGTTTATTTCAGGTGATACCCAGTACGCTATGAAATCAAGGGGAAGGCTGGGCTGCGGATGGGGGGCACCACCACAGAATGTCTCCAACGGCAACTGGCGACAGAGATGACCGTGGTGTCTGACTAGTTGCTAGGGAGCTGCTAATGGTTTGCCTGGTTGCTAAGTCATGTGCCAGCATGAATACACATTTGCAGAAGCCCATTTGTTCACTTCCTAAAAAGGGAAAGTGGTGTAAAGAAATGGATGGATCCTTgcattaaacatttattttgccatttttcccATGACAAATAACAGTAAAGCTGACGTACAAGTCTTTCCGAAGAGTCAAAGTGACGAAACGGCGTCCTTGAGATAGTGTAATTATTAATGTACTGTGAGTTAACTCCTAGCCAcctgatagtgtagtggttcattcgcaTGATTATCGTTGAAAGCAGTCTAGAATCCATTCCCACTTGGCTGCGGTGTGATTATAAGCACGAATGTTTGTCTGTCgctatgtgtgccctacgacttactggcgaccagtcgagggtgtggttcacctttcacccaaagtcccCTGGGATAGGCCCTAGCACCCCTTCTAAAGGAATGGTAGTGAAGGGGTTCCCATTGCCGCTTagtaattattttgttttcaggGAAATCTTTTAATAAGAGAGTCTGTGTCAAAGTTACCATGGCAACAAGGGCTTTCCTGCTCCGTTCATCGGCTTGCGCATTCAGCCCAGCATTGCTGTGTAAGAAGACACTCATGTTAAGGTGATTTCACCCTTTCAGCACTTGCTCCTCAGCATCATATTAATTACTATGTTATGTTTTGATTCCGCCATCTTGAAAAGAACACATGCAAACTCGCAGagcccgggattgaacccttgatttcCGAACtttgtgaggcagacgtgccaaccactcaaACACCGTGACGCCCTACATTTCTATAGATTGTGAAAATAGAATCCAAATTTGTCACGGTGGAAATTCAGACACTACAGGATCCTTGAGGAACTGATTAGTTCAGTCCTGAGGTGGCAAGTCATGAATAAGCCTGCTTACAAATCTATCATAATTGCAGTAAAACCGTCATATTTGCTATTTAATTTTGTCAAATGTGCACAATGTATCAAGTACTTTGCTATGGTGCCATTAATCTTCTCCATGTTGTATTGGTGACAtagctacattaaaaaaaaaaaaaaaaaaaaaacattctgagaGAGCCAAAAGTgcagccttgttttttttcttcactcaaAATTTCCTTTAGCAAGGCAATATATGTTTCGATTTACCGTATATACGAAACAAGGATTATGTTCGGTGAATTGCATCTTCACATGGACTACGTTTGTGCTATTGACAAATGGGAGCTAGTTTTATCCATTCATTCcttctctgaaccgcttatcctcacaagggttgcggggggtgctggcgcctatcccagctaactacgggcaccgggcgggggaaacaccctgaatcgccagccaatagcagggcacaaggagacggacaaccatttgcgCTCACACTCGGacataagggcaatttagagtgttcagtcagcctacctttttgggatgtgggaggaaaccgcagtacccagagaaaacccacgaaagcccggggagaacatgcaaactccagtgCACATATAAACAAGGTAATTTCACTTGGATGATCCAATTTTGTCCACACGGGGGCACAACAAAACCAATATGAAATAAAGGTACTTTACATTTTGTACTAGGTTAGTCCACTTTTAACACAGTGTATATAACACACTTTGTTTTTCAAGATAATACTGCCCTTCAATGGtttacaaaaacaacatttttttctccttctggTAAAACAACCATGACTGATTTTTGAAAGGGCTAAGACTCCAAGTACTAGTGTAATTGTTGTTCGTTCCAGGAAATAATGTATTGACAAAGGtttgaaatgtttcaaattgcaagctgtaattaaaatgcccttttttctcaattgatttatttttgtatgaataattcattgaaataaatatatgagcAAAAATAGTTACTTGCcctataaatgaataaaacacacacacacacacacacacgaagttacagaaatcacattttgaatgattttcttTAAGGGACAGTGTGAATGCTAGAATATTGAAAAGTAATTacacattttaaatacattaaattgtTTGTTCTAAGcgatcagattaaaaaaaagtagaacgTCAACTCCCTAATGCTCACATGTGATTTtcatattataataatatttagGATTCTCCACTTTTCATTACTGCCAATGCTCACGCACGCACTcacgatgaatgaatgactaataGTATTTAAtgatatatttgtttttctatcTGTTCTTACTTTGTCCCCCTCTCCCCAAAATACTACTAATAAACAAcacaatacaaacaaacaaattaggTGTATACTAAACTCCCACATTCAAACTCTTCAGCATATAAAGACATTTAGAATCCTATTCTCCATGTCTTAGCAGCAAAACAGGacaggttttaaaaaatatatatctattaaAATTACTTGGAATTAGTAAAAAGAGCTTAACACGCTGGTCGATGAATCCTTTATATTCTCCGATTTCTCTGTCTCCTGAATATATACGTTTTTTTGGGACACTCAAGCTTTTGTGCTTACATCATGACCATTTCGCTTAgatgagaggaggtgttgcacTTTACAAGCTTGACAATCGACGTATATGTGCATTGTTGTCTCATTCTATTTCCTTTAGAGACCCTTGGCCACTCCTATCAGGCTTACAAACCCATTtgcaatgaaaatattaaacacATACACAGAGGTCAAGGAAATGTTGCCCgaattcttttgttttgttttgatcgtGGCAACACACAGAGTCATCACTGGTAAGTTTTATTTGAATTCACCTAACGTTTTCCTATTTGCAAATTGATCAAACCAACAATGTGTGGTCTCCGAATCTTTTAAAATCAAAGCTACATATTCTTAGTTGCCTAAATATGTGGTTCAGAGGAGTGCGTGTTGTATTGTTATAGTAATGAGATTTTTATAGTGATGAAAATAGTAATGAGACCTTGATAattacatgaagaaaaaaaatgaaaaaaatacattaccgTTCAAAAATTAGGGGACACCCAACAATTGAGGTTTTCATCATAGGTCACACGTATTTATCAAATGAGTGGCAAAAGCAAGAGATTACTACATTATACTATTTTAGAGTGAAGACATGGAAAAGGTTAGAAATAATAATCACCAGATCTCAACCCTATTGAGCAGGGGTGGGAGCACCTTGACTGTTGGGTGAGCAAGAAGTGTCCATTAGGCAAATCCAATTCATGGGAGGGGGTTCTGAAAGCGTGGGGTGACATTTCACCAGATAAACTTAATATATTAACTGCTACAATGAAAAAAGGCAATGCTGTGATTGCTGGAAAATGGAGTAATCTTTGCCTaaggcacattaaaaaaaaggttttgagcATTGTTACACAAATGAACATGCAAGCGGTTTGCTTTAGTCACCAATACGAATCAACATTGTGTGTATTCTGTCCATGCATAGGGCAAAGCAGAGCAAGGGTGACTGGGACCCTGGGCAAAAAAGTCACCCTGCAGTTCACATTCAACACCAGTGTCAGCAATGACAGCCATTTTGCAATGTACCAAAATTACAACAAGAAGGCTGAGTACTGTCCTTTGAGAGGTTGCTCAAATGAACTTGGTTTCGACATCTACTCTGAAAATGCATTTGTATTTGGCCAAATTACAAACCTCACGCAAGGTCACAGTGGAATTTACTCGGCCACACTATTCCTAGAGGATGGCCGAACTCAAACGAGTGGTACAGTGGATCTGATCCTTCGGGAAGAGAAGAGCAACGATACAGGTATCAAGTACTATGCCTTGTTCGGCAGACGATTATATTCTGTTTCTTAATCTATGAAAAAGGTAAATCTGCTTCATAATTGTTCAATGCTGTAGAGAAGAGCGGAGTGGGACTAAAGTAGAGtagacatacagtggtacctcgacatacgggtgccccgacatacgagcaacgTGAGATACGAGAACaatttttgagcaaatatatatcttgagatacggacaaattttgatatacgagcagacaacggACGTGAGAGGCTACTCATAAGACcttcatgggcactgtctctctccccgcaactccctcgtggaatgtctctacaagcactggacgttgcattttttcaggttttttacctgttagtcagtgcgaattgcatatatactacttcttgttggcaagtggtcatgcgttatcctattgtgaggacatttgtgtgcatcattttgggaatattttgaagggaatacaaaagcaaaccctcaataggttgcatctgaaagtcagggtgaggcggggcaaatagagccaacccggccgggagaagaaaagtatcaaaatttttaaaaaaaattgaataaagttAAGTGTAacgttagattaaacttatttttgagtatgtctgcatcgtaatccaagttcatttaaatttgtttatgttatgttacgagcgtgttgccgtgccgTGTTGCCGTGCcgtctcccctctgcgaaatccgtcaaattttagcatactattaaacacaattcagtactattaaaccactagttatttgttactttgttaatagatggcgaattaaaacaaataaaaatcttttttccaatccaatatcctgtttttggtgtttttttcagagggttggaacgaattaatttgtttttagttcatttctgtggtaaacgttcgtttgagttacgagaaaatcgacatacgagctcagtcccggaacgcattaagctcgtatctcgaggtaccactgtaattaaaataaataaaaaaaaacgcaccCCAAATGTAGAATTGGTCACGCTTCGCAAACTATGCATCCGTTTCACAATTTATCGTTCTCCCCCCACAGTTTCTAGCGCACCAAAGAATGGAAATACAACCCAAAATCAGCCAAGTATTTTAACCAGTGTCATCTTTGCTGTAATTGGGGTTTTACTGGTGGTGCTGTTGGCAGGAACACTGACCCGGTTCTTGTGCTATGACTGGGCCAGAGGTATGAACTTCATTTCATATCTATATTTTCTATGTTATATGTTTAtttaatgtattgacaaaaatagtcacttgccttataaatgtttaaattatccccccaaaaagtgtttttaattattataaataaCATTCAACACCTCTATAAAGGGATAAAAGTCTTAAGTGTTACTTTTGAATAGCTATCCACTTTCGTTATGAAATGGTTAAACACAAATGTGACAGCTCACAATATTAACCACCTATGAACCTTTTTCAGGTAAC
Above is a genomic segment from Stigmatopora argus isolate UIUO_Sarg chromosome 8, RoL_Sarg_1.0, whole genome shotgun sequence containing:
- the LOC144079419 gene encoding uncharacterized protein LOC144079419; its protein translation is MKILNTYTEVKEMLPEFFCFVLIVATHRVITGQSRARVTGTLGKKVTLQFTFNTSVSNDSHFAMYQNYNKKAEYCPLRGCSNELGFDIYSENAFVFGQITNLTQGHSGIYSATLFLEDGRTQTSGTVDLILREEKSNDTVSSAPKNGNTTQNQPSILTSVIFAVIGVLLVVLLAGTLTRFLCYDWARGTKTQPDSPPIPEVASFESHDIAEGALAYSVVYISKSRHAVTQLDRTPEVQYAEIWEKNYMRKTPNNKIFI